The following are encoded together in the Kingella negevensis genome:
- the lpxD gene encoding UDP-3-O-(3-hydroxymyristoyl)glucosamine N-acyltransferase, whose product MFTLSQIIEKLGGEFRGDNISVHAIAPASRAQANEITFLANPKYKHEVENSTAGAVIVSQKAADFFPNRNVVVVPDPYLYFAKVARLFHPIVAPKAGVHPTAVIEPTAIVPASCEIGANVYIGANTVLGERCRILANAVIEHDCTLGNDCFIHPNVTVYFGCTIGHRVELHSGCVIGADGFGLAFSGSDWFKIPQTGGVTLGDDVEIGSNTNIDRGAMSDTVVGRGTKIDNQVQIAHNCKVGEHTVIAAQTGISGSTTIGSYCVIGGGVGTVGHIEIADKTNIGGGTNITHSIKESGQHFASIFPMQTYKEWVRNGVHINHLNEMHKRIKALEAKLAEQELNK is encoded by the coding sequence ATGTTTACCCTATCCCAAATTATTGAAAAACTCGGCGGCGAATTCCGCGGCGACAATATTTCAGTTCATGCCATCGCCCCAGCTTCACGCGCCCAAGCCAACGAAATTACATTTTTAGCCAATCCAAAATACAAACACGAAGTAGAAAACAGCACTGCAGGTGCAGTCATCGTTTCACAAAAGGCAGCAGATTTCTTCCCAAATCGCAATGTGGTTGTCGTGCCAGACCCGTATTTATATTTCGCCAAAGTGGCACGATTATTTCACCCGATTGTTGCACCAAAAGCAGGCGTTCACCCCACTGCCGTGATTGAACCCACCGCCATTGTGCCAGCAAGCTGCGAAATCGGCGCGAATGTTTACATCGGCGCGAACACCGTGCTGGGCGAACGTTGCCGCATATTGGCAAACGCCGTGATTGAACACGATTGCACACTGGGCAACGACTGCTTTATTCACCCAAACGTAACCGTGTATTTCGGCTGCACGATTGGGCATCGCGTGGAATTGCATTCAGGCTGCGTGATTGGCGCGGACGGTTTCGGATTGGCATTTTCAGGCAGCGATTGGTTCAAAATTCCGCAAACAGGCGGCGTCACTTTGGGTGATGACGTGGAAATCGGCTCAAATACCAATATCGACCGTGGCGCGATGTCCGACACCGTGGTTGGGCGTGGCACAAAAATCGACAACCAAGTGCAAATCGCGCACAACTGCAAAGTGGGCGAACACACCGTTATCGCGGCGCAAACAGGCATTTCAGGCAGCACGACCATCGGCAGTTATTGCGTGATTGGCGGCGGTGTTGGCACGGTTGGGCATATCGAAATCGCCGACAAAACGAACATTGGCGGCGGCACAAATATTACCCATAGTATCAAGGAAAGTGGTCAGCATTTCGCGTCTATTTTCCCAATGCAAACGTATAAAGAATGGGTGCGAAACGGCGTTCACATCAATCATTTGAATGAAATGCACAAGCGTATTAAAGCGTTGGAAGCGAAATTGGCGGAACAGGAATTGAATAAATGA
- a CDS encoding CZB domain-containing protein, which yields MDLKLWIEQYNAGKDVPLNLTTAQQDLHGLHLLEAIEAHEAWIERLESTLRGKNPEEYDPAVVGVDHLCKLGKWLYSDGLCLDKYPEYEVVKNAHARFHQCAGDILQNHRKGYLMEAISALRYELIDLSKEVKVALVSLLDKVQTN from the coding sequence ATGGATTTGAAATTATGGATTGAGCAATATAATGCGGGCAAAGATGTTCCACTAAATTTAACAACGGCTCAACAGGATTTGCATGGTTTGCATTTATTGGAAGCGATTGAAGCGCACGAGGCTTGGATTGAGAGATTGGAAAGTACGTTGCGTGGTAAAAACCCCGAAGAATACGACCCAGCCGTTGTGGGAGTAGACCATTTGTGTAAATTGGGCAAGTGGTTGTATAGCGATGGTTTGTGTTTGGATAAATATCCAGAATACGAAGTAGTTAAAAATGCTCATGCGCGTTTTCATCAATGTGCTGGCGACATTTTGCAAAATCATCGAAAAGGCTATTTAATGGAAGCGATTAGTGCGCTGCGCTATGAGTTAATTGATTTGTCAAAAGAAGTTAAAGTGGCATTAGTTAGTTTGTTGGATAAAGTCCAAACAAATTAA
- a CDS encoding IS5 family transposase (programmed frameshift): MPRLMLNNKQWTRLKAILLKQGIYDTENLRKTVEGILYHMRTGIPWRDLPKYFGKSNTIYKTFNRWSAANKFMDIFKQLIDYPDIEWILIDGTYVKAHQHSNVANPKEQAIGQSVGGNTSKIHLAVDAHGNPLEFIITDGSVHDVKVAPEWIAKLDLSETSIVCADKGYDSEPLREQIEAEDTHANIPVKSNNKKKGNHHMDWHLYKCRHVVENQFNKIKNYRAIATRFDKLKRNYENNVALALAYQWLKL; encoded by the exons ATGCCTCGCCTAATGCTCAATAACAAACAATGGACAAGACTGAAAGCTATTTTACTCAAACAAGGTATTTACGACACAGAAAATTTGCGTAAAACCGTGGAAGGTATTTTATACCACATGAGAACAGGCATTCCTTGGCGAGATTTGCCAAAATATTTTGGTAAATCTAACACGATTTATAAAACATTTAACCGTTGGTCTGCTGCTAATAAATTTATGGACATATTTAAGCAACTCATTGATTATCCTGATATAGAATGGATATTGATTGATGGGACTTACGTTAAAGCACATCAACACAGCAATGTTGCCAATCCTAAAGAACAAGCAATTGGTCAAAGTGTTGGTGGCAACACGAGTAAAATTCATCTAGCAGTAGATGCACATGGCAATCCTTTGGAATTTATCATTACTGACGGTTCGGTACATGATGTTAAAGTTGCACCTGAATGGATTGCTAAATTGGATTTAAGTGAAACATCAATAGTTTGTGCAGACAAGGGTTATGATTCAGAACCTTTGCGTGAACAAATTGAAGCTGAAGATACTCATGCAAATATACCAGTAAAATCAAATAATAAGAAAAAAGGTAATCATCACATGGACTGGCATTTATATAAATGTCGCCATGTTGTAGAAAACCAATTTAACAAAATTAAAAACTACCGAGCTATTGCTACACGGTTTGATAAA TTAAAGCGAAATTATGAAAATAATGTCGCTCTAGCCCTTGCGTATCAATGGCTCAAGCTATGA
- the tuf gene encoding elongation factor Tu, whose translation MAKEKFERSKPHVNVGTIGHVDHGKTTLTAALTTILAEKFGGSAKAYDQIDNAPEEKARGITINTAHVEYETATRHYAHVDCPGHADYVKNMITGAAQMDGAILVVSAADGPMPQTREHILLARQVGVPYIIVFMNKCDMVDDAELLELVEMEIRDLLSSYDFPGDDCPIVQGSALRALEGDESFKEKIFALADALDSYIPTPERAVDKPFLLPIEDVFSISGRGTVVTGRVERGIIHVGDEIEIVGLKDTQKTTCTGVEMFRKLLDEGQAGDNVGVLLRGTKREEVERGQVLAKPGTITPHTKFEAEVYVLSKEEGGRHTPFFANYRPQFYFRTTDVTGAVTLSEGVEMVMPGENVKITVELIAPIAMENGLRFAIREGGRTVGAGVVANVIA comes from the coding sequence ATGGCTAAGGAAAAATTTGAACGTAGCAAACCGCACGTAAACGTAGGTACAATCGGTCACGTTGACCATGGTAAAACCACTTTGACAGCTGCATTGACAACTATTTTAGCTGAAAAATTCGGCGGTTCTGCAAAAGCTTACGATCAAATCGATAACGCTCCAGAAGAAAAAGCACGTGGTATCACCATTAACACTGCTCACGTTGAATACGAAACTGCAACTCGTCACTACGCACACGTAGACTGCCCAGGACACGCAGACTATGTGAAAAACATGATTACTGGTGCGGCTCAAATGGACGGCGCAATCTTGGTAGTATCTGCTGCTGACGGCCCTATGCCACAAACTCGTGAACACATCTTGTTGGCTCGCCAAGTAGGCGTTCCTTACATCATCGTATTCATGAACAAATGCGACATGGTTGACGACGCTGAGTTGTTGGAATTGGTTGAAATGGAAATCCGTGACTTGTTGTCAAGCTACGACTTCCCAGGCGACGACTGCCCAATCGTTCAAGGTTCTGCATTGCGCGCATTGGAAGGCGACGAGTCATTCAAAGAAAAAATCTTTGCTTTGGCTGACGCGTTAGATAGCTACATCCCTACCCCAGAACGTGCTGTTGACAAACCATTCTTATTGCCAATCGAAGACGTATTCTCAATCTCTGGTCGTGGTACAGTAGTAACTGGCCGTGTAGAACGCGGTATCATCCACGTTGGCGATGAAATCGAAATCGTTGGTTTGAAAGACACTCAAAAAACTACTTGTACTGGCGTGGAAATGTTCCGCAAATTGTTGGACGAAGGCCAAGCTGGTGACAACGTTGGTGTATTGTTGCGTGGTACTAAACGTGAAGAAGTTGAACGCGGTCAAGTATTGGCTAAACCAGGTACAATCACTCCACACACTAAATTTGAAGCTGAAGTATATGTATTGAGCAAAGAAGAAGGTGGTCGTCATACGCCATTCTTCGCTAACTACCGTCCACAATTCTATTTCCGTACAACTGACGTAACTGGCGCAGTTACATTGTCAGAAGGCGTTGAAATGGTAATGCCAGGCGAAAACGTGAAAATCACTGTTGAATTGATTGCACCTATCGCTATGGAAAACGGTTTGCGTTTTGCAATCCGTGAAGGTGGTCGTACCGTTGGTGCGGGCGTTGTAGCTAACGTAATCGCTTAA
- the rpsJ gene encoding 30S ribosomal protein S10, with product MANQKIRIRLKAYDYALIDRSAQEIVETAKRTGAVVKGPIPLPTKIERFNILRSPHVNKTSREQLEIRTHLRLMDIVDWTDKTTDALMKLDLPAGVDVEIKVQ from the coding sequence ATGGCTAACCAAAAAATCCGTATCCGTTTGAAAGCTTATGACTACGCTTTGATTGACCGTTCAGCTCAAGAAATCGTTGAGACTGCTAAACGCACTGGCGCAGTTGTAAAAGGCCCAATCCCATTACCAACTAAAATCGAACGCTTCAACATTTTGCGTTCTCCACACGTGAACAAAACTTCTCGTGAACAGTTGGAAATCCGCACGCACTTGCGTTTGATGGACATCGTGGATTGGACTGATAAAACCACTGACGCTTTGATGAAATTAGACTTGCCTGCTGGCGTAGACGTTGAAATCAAAGTTCAATAA
- a CDS encoding isoprenyl transferase: MNQSSTQNIPEHHHIPHHVAVIMDGNGRWAKKRFMPRVMGHKRGLDVLEEIVRVCDDAGVRYLTVFAFSTENWRRPAEEVSFLMGLFLVALQKKVIEMNKNGVRLKVIGDRSLFNADIQQSIVDAEKLTENNTGITLTIAADYGGRWDILQAANALIKEGKTEISEADLASKLMLSEAPEPDLFIRTGGETRISNFMLWQMAYAEFYFTDVLWPDFNADEMHKAFASFTKRERRFGRTSEQLPVEQQRS; encoded by the coding sequence ATGAATCAAAGCAGCACTCAAAATATCCCTGAACACCACCACATTCCCCACCATGTCGCCGTGATTATGGACGGTAATGGGCGCTGGGCAAAAAAACGATTTATGCCACGCGTGATGGGGCATAAACGCGGCTTGGACGTATTGGAAGAAATAGTACGCGTTTGCGATGATGCAGGTGTGCGCTATCTCACCGTTTTCGCTTTTTCAACCGAAAACTGGCGTCGCCCTGCCGAAGAAGTGTCTTTTTTAATGGGGCTTTTTTTAGTAGCATTGCAGAAAAAAGTAATTGAAATGAACAAAAATGGCGTGCGCTTGAAAGTGATTGGCGACCGCAGCCTCTTTAATGCCGACATTCAGCAAAGCATTGTTGATGCGGAAAAGCTGACTGAAAACAACACAGGCATCACGCTGACGATTGCGGCAGATTATGGCGGTCGTTGGGATATTTTACAGGCTGCCAATGCATTGATTAAAGAAGGTAAAACCGAAATCAGCGAAGCAGATTTGGCAAGCAAGTTGATGTTATCCGAAGCCCCTGAACCTGATTTATTCATTCGCACAGGCGGCGAAACGCGTATCAGCAACTTTATGCTTTGGCAAATGGCTTATGCCGAATTTTATTTCACAGATGTTTTGTGGCCTGATTTTAATGCTGACGAAATGCACAAAGCCTTTGCGTCGTTTACCAAACGTGAACGCCGCTTTGGTCGCACTTCCGAGCAATTACCTGTAGAACAACAGCGTTCTTAA
- a CDS encoding phosphatidate cytidylyltransferase encodes MLKQRILTALVLIPLMLLMLFCSGSFLWAAFSAFIALIALWEYGRLAGLNAQQQTHYLGGTAFFMLTAYLGNWQLPSLIWLISLGFWLIAMPIWLYQKWKISANAQGFALGWLLMIPFWFALIQLRPNSDYAAHLLTVMILVWLADSAAYFVGCAIGKHKLAPVLSPKKSWEGAIGGLVAVLIYVTYTQSQGWLFAGQSWLVTMLASVILTFVSIGGDLLESWLKRAAGIKDSSNLLPGHGGVFDRVDSLIAVLAVYAAVQSIF; translated from the coding sequence ATGTTGAAACAACGAATTTTAACGGCTTTAGTGCTGATTCCCTTGATGTTGCTGATGTTATTTTGTTCAGGCAGCTTTTTGTGGGCGGCATTTTCCGCTTTCATTGCTTTGATTGCTTTGTGGGAATACGGTCGCTTGGCTGGCTTGAACGCGCAGCAGCAAACGCATTATTTGGGTGGCACGGCATTTTTTATGCTGACGGCGTATTTGGGCAACTGGCAATTACCGAGCTTGATTTGGCTGATTTCTTTGGGCTTTTGGCTGATTGCCATGCCGATTTGGTTATACCAAAAATGGAAAATTTCAGCAAACGCGCAAGGTTTTGCGCTGGGCTGGTTATTGATGATACCGTTCTGGTTTGCGCTGATTCAGTTGCGCCCGAATAGCGATTATGCGGCGCATTTGTTGACGGTGATGATTTTGGTGTGGCTAGCGGATTCTGCTGCTTATTTTGTAGGTTGCGCGATTGGTAAGCATAAATTAGCCCCCGTGCTCAGTCCGAAAAAAAGCTGGGAAGGCGCGATTGGTGGCTTGGTTGCCGTGCTGATTTATGTAACTTACACGCAATCGCAAGGCTGGTTATTTGCTGGTCAATCTTGGTTGGTGACAATGTTGGCTTCTGTGATTTTGACGTTTGTGAGCATTGGCGGCGATTTGCTGGAAAGCTGGCTGAAACGTGCGGCTGGGATTAAAGACAGCAGTAATTTGTTGCCAGGTCACGGCGGTGTATTTGACCGCGTAGATAGCTTGATTGCCGTGTTAGCCGTTTATGCAGCAGTACAATCAATCTTCTAG
- a CDS encoding L-lactate dehydrogenase: protein MAQKTGNKVVVIGTGAVGVSYAYAVLNQGICDELVLIDLNVKRAFAEACDLSHGVFNGPTPVKVKQGTYEDCADADIICICAGVPQKPGETRLQLIDNNLSVFNSVVGEVMKTGFDGIFLLASNPVDVLSYATFKFSGLPKHRVIGSGTVLDTARLCYFLSEEFNVAPQSIDAYMIGEHGDSVLAAWSSAYVAGTSVKEHFDAMPNGKERMEQIRHDVMRAAYSIIEGKGATYYGIGMGLARITKAILFNQNCVLPVSALLEGEYGENDVYTGVPAVINRNGIARIIEKPLDADEKQKFADSANILRSYQEKVHAYLNK, encoded by the coding sequence ATGGCACAAAAAACAGGTAACAAAGTTGTTGTAATCGGTACTGGCGCAGTGGGCGTAAGCTACGCATACGCAGTGTTGAACCAAGGCATTTGTGATGAATTGGTGTTGATTGATTTAAACGTGAAACGCGCATTTGCAGAAGCATGCGACTTGAGCCACGGCGTATTCAACGGTCCAACGCCTGTTAAAGTGAAACAAGGCACTTACGAAGATTGTGCAGACGCAGACATCATCTGTATTTGTGCTGGCGTACCTCAAAAACCAGGTGAAACGCGCTTGCAATTAATTGACAACAACTTGAGTGTGTTCAACAGCGTGGTTGGCGAAGTGATGAAAACTGGCTTTGACGGCATTTTCTTGTTGGCATCAAACCCAGTTGATGTGTTGTCTTACGCAACATTCAAATTCTCAGGCTTGCCAAAACACCGCGTTATCGGTTCAGGCACCGTATTGGATACTGCTCGCTTGTGCTACTTCTTGAGCGAAGAGTTCAATGTAGCCCCACAAAGCATCGATGCTTACATGATTGGCGAACACGGCGACAGCGTATTGGCAGCATGGAGTTCAGCTTATGTGGCAGGTACTTCAGTGAAAGAGCACTTTGACGCAATGCCAAATGGTAAAGAGCGCATGGAACAAATCCGCCACGATGTGATGCGCGCAGCATACTCAATTATTGAAGGCAAAGGTGCAACTTACTACGGTATCGGTATGGGCTTGGCTCGTATTACCAAAGCCATCTTGTTCAACCAAAACTGCGTATTGCCAGTTTCTGCATTGCTGGAAGGCGAATACGGCGAAAACGACGTTTACACTGGTGTACCAGCAGTCATCAACCGCAACGGTATCGCTCGCATTATCGAGAAACCTTTGGACGCAGATGAAAAACAAAAATTTGCAGACTCTGCAAACATCTTGCGCAGTTACCAAGAAAAAGTTCATGCTTACTTGAACAAATAA
- the fba gene encoding class II fructose-bisphosphate aldolase (catalyzes the reversible aldol condensation of dihydroxyacetonephosphate and glyceraldehyde 3-phosphate in the Calvin cycle, glycolysis, and/or gluconeogenesis) has translation MALVSMRQLLDHAAEHGYGLPAFNVNNLEQMRAIMEAANQVNAPVIVQASAGARKYAGVPFLRHMILAAVEEFPHIPVVMHQDHGASPDVCQRSIQLGFSSVMMDGSLQEDGKTPSSYEYNAEVTRRVVQFSHACGVSVEGEIGVLGNLETGTAGEEDGVGAEGKLNHDQMLTSVADAIRFVKDTDVDALAIAVGTSHGAYKFTRPPTGEVLRIDRIKEIHAALPNTHIVMHGSSSVPQEWLQVINAHGGAIGETYGVPVEEIVEGIKHGVRKVNIDTDLRLASTGAIRKFMAENPAEFDPRKYLSKTIEAMKQVCLDRYLAFGCEGMADKIKPISLEKMAVRYSKGELQQIIK, from the coding sequence ATGGCACTCGTATCCATGCGCCAACTTTTAGACCACGCCGCCGAACACGGTTACGGTTTACCCGCATTCAACGTAAACAATTTAGAACAAATGCGCGCGATTATGGAAGCAGCAAACCAAGTGAACGCCCCCGTGATTGTGCAAGCCAGCGCAGGCGCACGAAAATACGCAGGTGTGCCATTTTTGCGCCACATGATTTTGGCGGCAGTGGAAGAGTTCCCCCACATTCCCGTTGTCATGCACCAAGACCACGGCGCGTCGCCCGATGTGTGCCAACGCTCCATTCAGCTCGGTTTCAGCTCCGTGATGATGGACGGTTCGCTGCAAGAAGATGGCAAAACACCATCTAGCTACGAATACAACGCCGAAGTAACACGCCGCGTGGTGCAGTTTTCCCACGCTTGCGGCGTGTCGGTTGAGGGCGAAATTGGCGTGTTGGGCAACTTGGAAACTGGCACGGCTGGCGAAGAAGACGGCGTAGGCGCGGAAGGTAAATTGAACCACGACCAAATGCTCACGAGCGTGGCAGACGCGATTCGTTTTGTGAAAGACACCGATGTAGACGCATTGGCGATTGCGGTTGGCACAAGCCACGGCGCGTATAAATTCACGCGTCCGCCCACAGGCGAAGTGTTGCGCATTGACCGAATTAAAGAAATCCACGCCGCGCTGCCGAATACGCACATTGTGATGCACGGTTCAAGCTCTGTACCGCAAGAATGGTTGCAAGTGATTAACGCCCACGGTGGTGCGATTGGCGAAACGTATGGCGTGCCAGTTGAAGAAATTGTGGAGGGGATTAAACACGGCGTTCGCAAAGTGAATATTGATACCGATTTGCGACTTGCCAGCACGGGCGCAATCCGTAAATTCATGGCGGAAAACCCTGCGGAATTTGACCCACGCAAATATCTCAGCAAAACGATTGAAGCGATGAAACAAGTTTGCTTAGACCGCTATTTAGCGTTTGGTTGCGAGGGTATGGCAGATAAAATCAAACCGATTTCGTTGGAAAAAATGGCGGTTCGTTATTCAAAAGGCGAATTACAGCAAATCATTAAATAA
- a CDS encoding prolyl-tRNA synthetase associated domain-containing protein, with product MELFQKVEDKLHELNIAYQLVEHAPALTTEQADAFIEGIDGVRTKTMFLTNKKKKNFYLLIMDDAKRLDMNAFKEIVGENQIKMASEDSLFEKMILTAGVVSPFGLLNNADKDIQVYFDKEIVNEDRMSFHPNTNEKTIFVKTTDLFVFLDSIGYPAKVVEI from the coding sequence ATGGAACTGTTTCAAAAAGTAGAAGACAAACTGCATGAATTGAATATTGCTTATCAACTGGTAGAACACGCGCCTGCGCTCACCACAGAACAGGCAGATGCGTTTATTGAAGGCATTGATGGTGTGCGCACAAAAACGATGTTTTTAACCAACAAGAAAAAGAAAAATTTTTACTTGCTGATTATGGACGATGCTAAGCGTTTAGACATGAATGCGTTTAAAGAAATTGTGGGCGAAAATCAAATTAAAATGGCTTCGGAAGACAGTTTGTTTGAAAAAATGATATTGACTGCTGGTGTGGTTTCGCCGTTTGGTTTGCTGAATAATGCAGACAAAGATATTCAGGTTTACTTTGATAAAGAAATTGTGAATGAAGACCGAATGAGCTTTCACCCGAATACAAACGAGAAAACGATTTTTGTGAAAACAACGGATTTGTTTGTATTTTTAGACAGTATTGGTTATCCAGCGAAAGTGGTGGAAATTTAG
- the edd gene encoding phosphogluconate dehydratase, with translation MSIAIHPKLAEITQRIIERSRPTRTAYLERIRAFKQQGRLERDQLGCSNLAHGYASMPKTIKIEMQKATVPNLGVITAYNDMVSAHQPFKEFPDWIKDEVAKHGATAQVAGGTPAMCDGITQGYEGMELSLFSRDVIAMSAAVGLSHQMFDGALFLGVCDKIVPGLVIGALSCGHIPAVFTPAGPMESGIGNKEKARTRQLFAEGKVGREALLQSEMGSYHSPGTCTFYGTANSNQMMMEFMGLHLPASSFFNPSSNMREALTRHAAAQMVAQIKNGTAKPIGEMLTEKSFINAVIGLMATGGSTNHTMHLVAMARAAGVILNWDDFDEISSIIPLLIRVYPNGQADVNHFAAAGGLPFVIRELRNAGLLHDDVDTVVGHGMEAYTQEPFFAESGSLIWKEVPAESGNEEILRKFDNPFSPDGGLRLMKGNIGRGVIKVSAVAEEHRVIEAPAIVFNDQKEVLAAFERGELERDFVCVVRFQGARAMGMPELHKLTPPLGILQDRGFKVALVTDGRMSGASGKVPASIHMSPEALMGGNIGKIQTGDMVQFNANTGELNVLVDEKEWNAREIPAVDLTKYHYGVGRELFAGFRSLTSSAETGAMSFGGDFA, from the coding sequence ATGTCTATTGCCATTCACCCAAAATTAGCAGAAATCACGCAGCGCATTATTGAGCGCAGCCGCCCCACTCGCACGGCATACTTAGAGCGTATCCGCGCGTTCAAACAACAAGGGCGTTTGGAACGCGACCAATTAGGTTGCTCAAACTTGGCGCACGGTTACGCGTCTATGCCGAAAACCATCAAAATTGAAATGCAAAAAGCGACCGTGCCAAACTTGGGCGTGATTACGGCTTACAACGATATGGTGTCTGCACATCAACCGTTTAAAGAGTTCCCAGATTGGATTAAAGACGAAGTGGCGAAACACGGTGCAACAGCTCAAGTGGCTGGCGGTACGCCTGCGATGTGCGACGGCATTACGCAAGGTTACGAAGGCATGGAATTGTCTTTGTTCTCACGCGATGTGATTGCGATGAGTGCGGCGGTGGGTTTGTCGCATCAAATGTTTGACGGCGCGTTGTTCTTGGGCGTGTGCGATAAAATCGTTCCGGGGTTGGTGATTGGTGCGTTGTCTTGCGGTCATATTCCTGCGGTGTTTACCCCAGCAGGCCCGATGGAAAGCGGTATCGGCAACAAAGAAAAAGCGCGTACTCGCCAATTGTTCGCTGAAGGTAAAGTAGGGCGCGAAGCCTTGTTGCAAAGCGAAATGGGTTCATACCACAGCCCAGGTACTTGCACGTTCTACGGCACAGCAAACTCGAATCAAATGATGATGGAATTTATGGGCTTGCATTTGCCAGCGTCATCATTCTTCAACCCTAGCTCAAATATGCGTGAGGCTTTGACTCGCCACGCTGCGGCGCAAATGGTTGCTCAAATCAAAAACGGCACGGCAAAACCAATCGGCGAAATGCTGACTGAAAAATCGTTCATCAACGCGGTGATTGGCTTGATGGCGACTGGCGGCTCAACCAACCACACGATGCACTTGGTGGCAATGGCGCGCGCGGCTGGTGTGATTTTGAATTGGGACGATTTTGATGAAATTTCGTCAATCATTCCATTGTTGATTCGCGTGTATCCAAACGGTCAGGCGGACGTGAACCATTTTGCGGCGGCGGGCGGTTTGCCATTTGTGATTCGTGAATTGCGTAACGCGGGCTTGTTGCATGATGATGTGGACACGGTTGTGGGTCATGGCATGGAAGCCTATACTCAAGAGCCATTCTTTGCTGAATCAGGCAGCCTGATTTGGAAAGAAGTGCCAGCAGAAAGCGGCAATGAAGAAATCTTGCGTAAATTTGACAATCCATTCTCTCCAGACGGCGGTTTGCGCTTGATGAAAGGCAATATCGGTCGCGGCGTGATTAAAGTGTCTGCTGTGGCGGAGGAACATCGCGTGATTGAAGCCCCTGCAATCGTGTTCAACGACCAAAAAGAAGTGTTGGCAGCATTTGAACGCGGCGAATTGGAACGCGATTTTGTGTGCGTGGTGCGTTTCCAAGGTGCGCGCGCTATGGGTATGCCTGAGTTGCACAAATTAACGCCGCCTTTGGGTATTTTGCAAGACCGTGGCTTTAAAGTGGCTTTGGTAACTGACGGTCGTATGTCGGGCGCGTCTGGTAAAGTACCAGCGTCTATTCACATGTCGCCAGAAGCCTTGATGGGCGGCAATATCGGCAAAATCCAAACGGGCGACATGGTTCAATTTAACGCAAATACGGGCGAATTGAACGTGTTGGTTGATGAGAAAGAATGGAACGCACGAGAAATTCCTGCGGTGGATTTAACGAAATATCATTACGGCGTGGGTCGTGAATTGTTTGCTGGCTTCCGTAGCTTGACCAGCAGCGCGGAAACTGGGGCGATGAGCTTTGGTGGTGACTTCGCTTAA